AGTTTGATTCTCAAGCGAACTTTTATTATCTTCAAAAAGAACTTGGATCAGCGGTTTTGTAGCAAATTTATCCCAAGTGCCAGTGTATTTCGTTTTCCCACTAGGCGAAACAGAGACAACGAGAGACCTTGTCGCATCACCATTTCGCGCGAGACGATCCATCATATGCCCCATTGAATTCTTCGTTCCAGAATACCCGTGTAGAAATAGCGTTGGAACATCAATCGTCTTTACTTTCGAAGCGGTATTACTCACGACCGTTTTTTTAGCGTCCTCGGCGTTCGAATTTCCTTTTGTGCTATTGTGTGCTGCAAAAATAAAACCAAAACCAATAACAAATACAGCTAGAATACTAAAGGTGATTAATAATTTCTTCATGATAAGTTACTCCTTAAATCCCCATAAAAATTTAGCGACATAGTTATCAACAACTGGTGATTCATGCATGTTACTATGTGTCGCTGTTGGGCCTGTTAACGTATGAGTCTCAACATATTGATTGGTGAAAAGTTCTTTTCCGTACATCACACTATCAATTTTGACCTCTCCGTCACTATTTGTGCCATCTTCTAAATTACCACCAATGATCATAATACGTGTACTACTCTTTAATTTTTTCTCCATTTGTTTGGCAAATTTCGTATGAATAGCAGTAGCGTTTTGCAAATCTACTTCCTGATCTCCATTGACATACTCTTCTGGATAAAAAGGAACAGCTAGAAAGACGATTTTTTGAACTTCTGGATAATCTGGGTTATTGGCATAAGACGCCAAGTAAGAAACCCAAGCACCACCGCCCATGGAATGTCCAACAGCGTTAAACTTCGTGACACCATAATGATCTTGCAGGTAACTCATGACTTTTTTTGTCCAGAGTGATTGCTGCGTCATCGTTGAGCGATTATCAGCAAAAACAATATTGATAAGTGGATTGTCGGCCTTCTTTCCATTATAGGTTCCCTTCACCGTGATATCCCCAGTAGGACTTACTTTCACCGTCAAAGCATCCGTCGCCCAATCATATTCTTGGTCAAAGCGCCTGATCATGCCATGAAGTGACCGATCCGTACCACGATAACCGTGAATAAATATTGTTGGAGTTGTACTTTGATTCACTTCACGGTGTGTCCCATTTAGCTGAATCAATAGCAGAATTGCTGCCGCCATGAAAATAGCTGATAATAATCCCATCCATAAACTTTTTTTCCACATACGCAATATCCTCTTTTCTAAATTAACAACATCTTAGTAAAGTATACAAGTTTTTCAGGAAAAGCGCATCTTCTATCTCATATAAAATTGAATCTTTATTTTTACAGCGGCATTTATTTATAGTATACTGAACATAAACACGTAAGAAATGAGGGAGTAGTAAGTTATGATTAAACGTACGGCAGAGGTTGTTCTAGCTGTTATCGGCATGTTACTAGGATTGGTGACGCTGGTTGGATTTACAGTGATTGGATTTATATTGGACAAAGCAGGAAGCACAAAAGAGGGTATTGCATCGTTCACGAGAAGCTATTACCAAAGTTTAGAAGAATCGGGTATTTCTGTAGCAGATGTTCCAAGTGCGAAACAAGTGCTTGACATGGTGCACACATATGCAGTACTAGCACTTATTGCAACGATTATCTTCACAATTATGCTTATCATTGGCTTGATTTTCATTACAGGCAATAAAAAACCAGTACTTGCAGGATTTATGTTTCTGATTGCTGGAATTATTGTTACAATTGGTGGCTTTGTTGTTGCTGGTTTCGTGCCAGGACTACTACTTGTTATCGCGGCTATTCTAAGCTTCGTACGCAAGCCTAAAGATCCATTTATGGCCTAACGCAACAGGTAAACCGCATCTTCCATCATGGAGATGCGGTTTATTTTTATTTGAAGTGGGAAAAGGATAAGAGAAGTCCTTGGGAGGTTTGTAAAATGAAAAATAAGAAAAACTGGTTATTAATAGGCTCTGCAGCAGGTGCACTCGGTGCTGCTGTGGCCTACGCCGTTTTAAATCAAAAAACATTGGATCCATTTGAAGAAGGAAAAGTAGAGGAACTGGATTTAGAGGAGAACAATATGGTTTCAGAAGGTGCGATGTCAACGATTGATTATGAGAACAAGCGACAAGAATTAAAAAAATAATGGGCGTACCCTGTAGCCTACTGCCAAACATCTTCCATTGGCAGTAGGCTTTTTCATCTCAATTTATATTTTTTTCTATTAAACGTTTCCCTTTTGGTGTAATGTGATACGTGATGTCTTCCAAGTGATACACTCGAAAAACATAGCCATAACTTTCTAATGTGTAGAGAACGGTCAAAATGATATCTTTACTTAAATTCGTTTTTCT
The sequence above is drawn from the Listeria weihenstephanensis genome and encodes:
- a CDS encoding alpha/beta fold hydrolase gives rise to the protein MGLLSAIFMAAAILLLIQLNGTHREVNQSTTPTIFIHGYRGTDRSLHGMIRRFDQEYDWATDALTVKVSPTGDITVKGTYNGKKADNPLINIVFADNRSTMTQQSLWTKKVMSYLQDHYGVTKFNAVGHSMGGGAWVSYLASYANNPDYPEVQKIVFLAVPFYPEEYVNGDQEVDLQNATAIHTKFAKQMEKKLKSSTRIMIIGGNLEDGTNSDGEVKIDSVMYGKELFTNQYVETHTLTGPTATHSNMHESPVVDNYVAKFLWGFKE
- a CDS encoding DUF4064 domain-containing protein, giving the protein MIKRTAEVVLAVIGMLLGLVTLVGFTVIGFILDKAGSTKEGIASFTRSYYQSLEESGISVADVPSAKQVLDMVHTYAVLALIATIIFTIMLIIGLIFITGNKKPVLAGFMFLIAGIIVTIGGFVVAGFVPGLLLVIAAILSFVRKPKDPFMA
- a CDS encoding DUF3116 family protein, with translation MKKNINKHLTTILTQLEDGGLSLTNFNKASSQIERKTNLSKDIILTVLYTLESYGYVFRVYHLEDITYHITPKGKRLIEKNIN